In the genome of Abyssalbus ytuae, the window ATGTTGCCATTTGGTTCTATTTAGCAACTTTTGTCACTGTAGCAGTTTTACATATTTTTAACAGTCTCGAACTACCAGTAAGCGGATTAAAAAGCTACTCTGTTTATGCAGGGGTGCAGGATGCTTTGGTACAGTGGTGGTACGGCCATAATGCAGTGGCTTTCTTTTTAACCACCCCGTTCCTTGGCCTTATGTACTATTTTGTACCTAAAGCTGCAGACAGGCCGGTGTATTCGTACAGGTTGTCTATTGTACACTTCTGGTCCCTTATATTTATATATATATGGGCCGGCCCTCACCATTTATTATACTCCGCTTTACCCGGTTGGGCTCAAAGCCTTGGGGTAGTGTTTTCTATAATGCTTATAGCTCCTTCATGGGGAGGTATGATAAACGGTTTGCTTACCCTTAGAGGTGCATGGGACAAAGTGCGTGTAGACCCTGTTCTAAAATTTATGGTGGTAGCCATTACAGGTTATGGTATGGCTACTTTTGAAGGCCCTATGCTTTCATTAAAAAATATTAATGCCATAGGTCACTTTACCGACTGGATTATTGCCCATGTACACGTAGGAGCATTAGCCTGGAACGGTTTCTTAACCTTTGGTATGATGTATTATCTGGTGCCAAGAATGTTTAAAACCAAATTACATTCTGTTCCCCTGGCCAACTTCCATTTCTGGATAGGTACACTGGGTATTGTAATGTACGCGTTGCCCATGTATGTTTCCGGTTTCACCCAGGCTTCCATGTGGAAACAGTTCAATCCTGACGGAACTTTGGTATACGGAAACTTCCTTGAAACCGTAACGCAAATCATCCCCATGTACTGGATGCGTGCCATAGGTGGCAGCCTTTACCTCATAGGAGCACTGGTAGGTATTTACAATGCTATTCAAACTATACGAAAAGGAACTGATGTTGAAGACGAACTAGCCGAAGCTCCTGCTCTTACAAGGGTAAGAAAAGGACGCATTGCCGGCGAAGGTTATCATTCCTGGTTGGAAAGAAGGCCTGTGAAACTTACCATTTTTGCCACTATAGCTATTTTAATTGGTGGTATTGTACAAATTGTACCTACCATTATGGTAAAATCCAATATTCCTACCATAAGCAGTGTAAAACCTTATACACCGCTGGAGCTGGAAGGAAGAGATCTTTATATACGCGAGGGCTGTGTATCGTGCCACTCACAAATGATACGTCCGTTCCGGAGTGAAACCGAACGTTATGGCGAATACTCCAAAGCAGGTGAATATGTGTACGACCATCCTTTTTTATGGGGTAGTAAACGTACGGGGCCGGACTTGTTAAGGGTTGGCGGAAAATATTCCGATAACTGGCACCTTAACCACATGTACGATCCTCAAAGTACCTCGGCAGGAAGTATTATGCCTTCTTACCCATGGCTGATAAGAAATAAACACGACCGGTCTAACATAGAGGGTAAAATGAAGGCCATGGTTTCACTCGGAGTTCCTTATACCGATGAAGATATTGCAGAGGCAAAAGAGAGTATGGATATACAGGCTACCAGTATAGAGAAAAATCTCTATAACGACCCTGATTTTGCAAAAACCTATGAAGAAGATAAACGAAATGCCGCAACCCGTGGTGAAGAGTTTGTAGAAATGAAAGACCGCGAAATTGTTGCCATTATTGCTTATCTGCAGCGATTAGGAACAGATATTAAGATAAAAAATGTTGAAGAAGTAACCGCTAAAAATTAACATCATGCTAAAATTTGTAAAAGATCATATGGCGACTATAGAAGGAATAGAGATATATCCCATTATTTCACTCTCTATATTCTTCTTGTTTTTTGCAGTTCTTTTTTGGTGGGTTTTTACTGCTAAAAAAGACTATATAAACAAGGTAAGTAAGTTTCCATTAGATAATCAAGAAAATAACTAACTATGAAAGATTTTGCATCATATTTAAGGGTCATCATCATTGTAGGCCTTGTCTTTATAGCCGCCGAATATTTTATTGATTCAGGTGACAAACCTGCGTTTCTAACGTATCCGGAGGTATCAATATTCTTAATTCTGTTTACCGTTACATTAGTGGGAATAGAAATAATGGTGAATGCAATGAATACCATAGCAGATGCCTTATTATCTGATGAAAAAAGAAAAGAACTTGAAGCTAAAAAAGCTGCTGCCCGTGAAAATGTATGGTACAGAAAATTGTATAAAGGCCTTACAAAAGCCAAACCTATTGAAGCCGAAGGAGAAATTATCCTCGACCATAATTATGACGGGATAAAAGAACTTGATAATTCATTGCCTCCCTGGTGGCTGTACGGGTTTTACATCTCTATTTTGTTTGCCATAATATACCTGGCCCGTTTTCACATTTTCGGCGGAGATAACCAGGCTGAGGAGTATGACAAAGCTATGGCACAGGCCCAGATAGATATTGAAGAGTATAAAAAAACTGCTAAAGATCTTGTAGATGTGAATACAGTACAGTTATTAACAGACGCAGGAGATCTGGCTGCAGGTAAAACTATATTCACCACCAATTGTGTTGCCTGCCATATGGCCGACGGCGGCGGTGGTATAGGGCCTAACCTTACAGATAAATACTGGATTTTAGGCGGAGGAATTCAAAATGTATTCCGAACCATTTCAGAAGGTGGGCGCGACGGAAAAGGTATGATTGCCTGGAAACAAAGTTTAAAACCGTCGGAAATAGCCCAGGTGGCCAGTTTTGTGCTTTCACTTCAGGGAACCACTCCTGCCAATCCTAAAGAACCGCAGGGAGATTTATGGGTGGATGAAAATGCACCTGATACGGAAACCGTACCGGAAGATGCTCCTGAAGAAGTGCCTGTACAGGTGAATGATACATTGAGTGTAGCTTTAAGATAATAAAATATTACAAAAGCATTGTTTTAAGTTGGATTTGCTGCAACGTGCTGATTTTAGCTTGCCGGAGTGTTGTCATCTCTAAATTGTTTGAATTAGTCTTCGGCAAGCTTAATCCAATATGCCAACCGTTTTAATAATTGCTTTAAAAAGAATAAAATGTCCTCACAAGAGAAAGAAGTCTTCAGAGACTCCATAGGAACAATTAATGAAGAAGGTAACCGGGCCTGGGTTTTTCCTAAAAAACCCGATGGTAAGTTTTACGATTACCGTAAATGGGTAAGTTACTTTTTACTGGCATTTTTGTTCCTGTCCCCTTTTATAAAAATTAACGGAAACCAGTTTTTATTATTCAATGTACTGGACAGAAGGTTTAATATATTTGGTTTTCCCTTCTGGCCACAGGATTTTCATTTGTTCGTAATATCCATGATCATAGGGGTAGTTTTTGTTACCTTATTTACAGTGGTCTTCGGGAGGATATTTTGTGGATGGATTTGTCCGCAAACTATTTTTCTGGAAATGGTTTTCCGACGTATTGAATATTGGATTGAAGGTGACCGGGGTGCTCAGATACGATTAGACAAACAGCCATGGAACGGTGAAAAAATAAGAAAGAAACTTTTTAAATGGTTTATATTTTTAATCATCTCTTTTTTAATTGCCAACATCTTCCTGGCTTACCTGATAGGCAGTGATGAACTGATTCAATATGTAAAAGATGGCCCTGCAAAGCATATAAGTACTTTGGTAGCTTTATCAATTTTTACGGCTGTTTTTTACTTCATTTTTGCCTGGTTCAGAGAGCAGGTATGTATAATTGCCTGTCCTTACGGAAGGTTGCAGGGTGTACTGCTGGATAATAAATCTATTGTGGTGGCTTATGATTATAAGCGTGGGGAAGGTGAAAAGGGACGTAAAAAAATAAGAAAAGGTGAAGACCGGGCAGCCCTGGGATATGGCGATTGTATTGATTGCTTTCAATGTGTAAATGTTTGCCCCACAGGAATTGATATCAGGAATGGCACTCAGTTGGAATGTGTAAACTGTACCGCCTGTATTGACGAGTGTAATACCGTTATGGAAAAAGTAAACCTGCCAAAAGGTTTAATACGGTATGCAAGCGAAGAGAATATTGAAAGTAAAAAGACTTTCAGGTTTACTGCCCGTATGAAAGGTTATACAGCCGTATTAATTATCCTGATAGGGGTTTTAACCGGAATGTTGTTTTTAAGAAATGAAGTGGAAGCCACTGTATTACGGCTACCAGGACAGTTATATGAGCACAAAGGCGAACATATAATCAGTAATGTGTACACCTATAAAATTGTAAATAAAACCACCAAAGAAATTGATGATGTTGTTCTTAAACTGGAATCGCACAAAGGAAAAGTGGAACTTGTTGCTGGTAATACCTTTACGGTACCTGAACAGGGAATTGCCGAAGGTACATTGTTTATAGAAATTGATAAAGCATTTTTAGATAAGGATAAAACAAAACTTATCATTGGTGTTTACAGTAAGGGAGAATTGATTGAAACCACTACCACCAATTTTTTGGGACCGAGAAGTTACCGATAAATTGATTAAAAATTTAAACGTATGAAAATAAATTGGGGAACAGGAATTGTATTAGCTTTCATAGGCTTTATATCCTTTATAATGTACTTTGTTATAAAAGTTAACACGAACGATAAATATAACCATGACCTG includes:
- the ccoN gene encoding cytochrome-c oxidase, cbb3-type subunit I; its protein translation is MEVQQFYYDNKIVKKFLYATMLWGAVGMLVGLILAFLFLFPNLTEGISWLSFGRLRPLHTNAVIFAFVGNAIFAGVYYSLQRLLKARMYSDFLSNFNFWGWQLIIVSAAITLPLGYTTSKEYAELEWPIDIAIALVWVAFGVNMIGTLLKRRQRHLYVAIWFYLATFVTVAVLHIFNSLELPVSGLKSYSVYAGVQDALVQWWYGHNAVAFFLTTPFLGLMYYFVPKAADRPVYSYRLSIVHFWSLIFIYIWAGPHHLLYSALPGWAQSLGVVFSIMLIAPSWGGMINGLLTLRGAWDKVRVDPVLKFMVVAITGYGMATFEGPMLSLKNINAIGHFTDWIIAHVHVGALAWNGFLTFGMMYYLVPRMFKTKLHSVPLANFHFWIGTLGIVMYALPMYVSGFTQASMWKQFNPDGTLVYGNFLETVTQIIPMYWMRAIGGSLYLIGALVGIYNAIQTIRKGTDVEDELAEAPALTRVRKGRIAGEGYHSWLERRPVKLTIFATIAILIGGIVQIVPTIMVKSNIPTISSVKPYTPLELEGRDLYIREGCVSCHSQMIRPFRSETERYGEYSKAGEYVYDHPFLWGSKRTGPDLLRVGGKYSDNWHLNHMYDPQSTSAGSIMPSYPWLIRNKHDRSNIEGKMKAMVSLGVPYTDEDIAEAKESMDIQATSIEKNLYNDPDFAKTYEEDKRNAATRGEEFVEMKDREIVAIIAYLQRLGTDIKIKNVEEVTAKN
- a CDS encoding CcoQ/FixQ family Cbb3-type cytochrome c oxidase assembly chaperone: MLKFVKDHMATIEGIEIYPIISLSIFFLFFAVLFWWVFTAKKDYINKVSKFPLDNQENN
- a CDS encoding cbb3-type cytochrome c oxidase N-terminal domain-containing protein, yielding MKDFASYLRVIIIVGLVFIAAEYFIDSGDKPAFLTYPEVSIFLILFTVTLVGIEIMVNAMNTIADALLSDEKRKELEAKKAAARENVWYRKLYKGLTKAKPIEAEGEIILDHNYDGIKELDNSLPPWWLYGFYISILFAIIYLARFHIFGGDNQAEEYDKAMAQAQIDIEEYKKTAKDLVDVNTVQLLTDAGDLAAGKTIFTTNCVACHMADGGGGIGPNLTDKYWILGGGIQNVFRTISEGGRDGKGMIAWKQSLKPSEIAQVASFVLSLQGTTPANPKEPQGDLWVDENAPDTETVPEDAPEEVPVQVNDTLSVALR
- the ccoG gene encoding cytochrome c oxidase accessory protein CcoG, with the protein product MSSQEKEVFRDSIGTINEEGNRAWVFPKKPDGKFYDYRKWVSYFLLAFLFLSPFIKINGNQFLLFNVLDRRFNIFGFPFWPQDFHLFVISMIIGVVFVTLFTVVFGRIFCGWICPQTIFLEMVFRRIEYWIEGDRGAQIRLDKQPWNGEKIRKKLFKWFIFLIISFLIANIFLAYLIGSDELIQYVKDGPAKHISTLVALSIFTAVFYFIFAWFREQVCIIACPYGRLQGVLLDNKSIVVAYDYKRGEGEKGRKKIRKGEDRAALGYGDCIDCFQCVNVCPTGIDIRNGTQLECVNCTACIDECNTVMEKVNLPKGLIRYASEENIESKKTFRFTARMKGYTAVLIILIGVLTGMLFLRNEVEATVLRLPGQLYEHKGEHIISNVYTYKIVNKTTKEIDDVVLKLESHKGKVELVAGNTFTVPEQGIAEGTLFIEIDKAFLDKDKTKLIIGVYSKGELIETTTTNFLGPRSYR